aacagaaaagaaGGCCTAAGCTACCATATTATAGATTAGGGAACAAACAAATACATAGACATATTTGTGCTAAAACCAGAGGGCTGTctttaacaataaacaatattCTATGTAAAAAAGAAACGGTAGCTGCTTACTAGATTTTTAATACTCAGTTTTATCATGATCAGAAAAACAACATACAGTTTGTTTTAATGTTTGCttgttgttatttaatttttctgtCAGTGCCATTTGTAATTTGGGGATGTTTGGTTTTTAATGGTAGAGGAAAGAAAATTGACATTCCTTGTCAATCGAGATCATAGCCTGTCATACATGAGTACAGTTCAAACTCTAAACCTTAGATTTAAGAGGCTGATCATCGCTGTAGATGGAACACAAAGACCACTAAGCCTCTGAGGCCACCACAACAGAAGGCACATAATATGATATACAGTACAAATTAGTCTAGAGAAAACCTTAATTCTGTGTTACTGGTAACTCAAATGTCAGAATCACAGATTCAAGTAAAGTAATACTAAATAATAGAGAGAATATTTACTGAAATCAAGCCTGCCTTTTTATGCTCTTATATCAATGTTCTTTTTTAGAAGATTATACATATGCTCCAAGAAAACTTAGGGACATTCCTGCCTTTACTGCATCTTTATCAGCTCCAAAGAGTGTTGGAAAacatgaaattttaaagtttgataaAGTTTGGACCAATAATGGAAATCACTATAATCCCAGCACTGGTATATTCCAAGCTCCCAAAGAAGGACTGTATCAAGTGTCTGCTACAGTTATGTCTGCaaatggaaaagatatttttgttaaactCTGGCAGAATGAGACAAAAATGGTTGGATTGTTCCCTGGTAATGGTTATAGTGAGGCCACTATTAATATGGTATTACATCTGAAGAAAGGGGACAAGGTTACAGTCAGAGGGGAAGGTGGTAACCTTTATAGCAGTGATCATTACTACAGCACATTCTCTGCTTTTCTTATttcataataaattattttattaatgcaATATGAATTATTATTTCTTTGATCAACAGGAACTTCAATTCAAAGACTAGAAAAGACTTTTTTGAGCTGTTTGAAAGCATATACGGAAATTGTCTTAAAGATTTTGTAGACTTCTGATTTGAGCTATTTCTGCAGAAAGGGCAGGCATTCTTAACATCTctgatacaaaatttaatcctggtatctatgatgagtttatttgttcaCTCTCagggtaaactatttgtataaagttGTATATTTGAGAAGGTAGAAAACCTGGATTCTTCATATCTTGTATCCAGACCTTATCTTACtaagtttctgtctgtcacatgaccattgtccttgacctcctATTCATAGTTTAAGGACTGCTtgaaattattgtttgtttttatgccccgtttatgggcattatgatttctgatctgtgcatccgttcgttcgtctgtccatccgtccgtccgtctgtcccgcttcaggttgaagtttttggtagaggtagtttttgatgaagttgaagtctgctcaacttgaaacttagtacatatgtttcctatgatatgatctttctaattttaatgccaaattagagattttcctccattttcacggtccagtgaacacagaaaatgatagtgcggatgggacatccgtgtactggggacacattcttgttttgttatgttaaaatcTCACTTATTATTGGTTATAGGataattaaatttgatatatgcgtTTCTTCCTACATCTTCATGTTTCCTCAGAGAATGATCCTCTGACCATGGTCAAATTGTATGGATCAAGGTTAAAGTTATATTATTAGGGACATTTTTTAGAAACAATGAGCTGTAGGTTAACTTGatatggtgtatggaatgactgtaaggGGCACATGTCAGCCTatcaggtttcatctgaccttgaactcatttcaAGGTTCATTAATCAAagtaaagattttgttttgatctgttttttaaATACTGATAGCAATAGCTCagttatatttggtgtataaatttaaaataatcgTTAGGTGTACAAGTCAGTGTGttaggtatcatctgaccttgacctcattttcattgttcattggtcaatgtgaagttttttgtgttttggtttgtttttcaaaatacCATAAGCAATAGGCCAACGATTTAGTcaattggtgtatggaataaatGTAGGGTGAACATGTCTGTCTGACATGAATTATCTGGCCTTGGTaatattaagtttatgtgatacttgtaggaAAACCTTTATACTTTAAGACTCAACATATGATCAATGCTGTCAAACTGAACTGTAGACACATTTAACAAggaattgtccatattttgagttagagctggtagactTTTCTCTTATTTTGATATAATGTGTCACAAAAGTAGTGCACTAAACTATTATATCATTTTGAGATAAAGCAggttcaattttattaatttgaatttattgtcttaaaaaaaacaactctGGGCTTACTGCAAAATCTCAACATGGGATATGAACtgaaggatgtacttaggtgaggtttaggaatttgtgtcaaatgttcagaCTTCTTGTTTTATTCCCATCAATACagagtaaaatattttgcccaatAGCACCCACCACTTCTGTGCTTTTTGATATAATACTTTtttggaatttgatgcaactgtcgtacaagtgagaggtttagctagctataaatccatcattttctacagaAAATGTCTGTAGCAAGTCAGAGATATGACAGTTGtcattcatttgtttgatgtgtttgagctttgaattttgcaatttgattagggactttccattttgaattttcctcggagttcagtatttttgtgatgtaaCTTTTTACAGTTTTATAACCAAGTAATAACTTAAATTTCCACAGTGTATATTTTATC
This sequence is a window from Mytilus edulis chromosome 1, xbMytEdul2.2, whole genome shotgun sequence. Protein-coding genes within it:
- the LOC139524591 gene encoding complement C1q-like protein 2 codes for the protein MMFVLGLVSYHLMTMTEANCSPKLDNGLMEDLLTMLIKFKGSKDYTYAPRKLRDIPAFTASLSAPKSVGKHEILKFDKVWTNNGNHYNPSTGIFQAPKEGLYQVSATVMSANGKDIFVKLWQNETKMVGLFPGNGYSEATINMVLHLKKGDKVTVRGEGGNLYSSDHYYSTFSAFLIS